One Lutzomyia longipalpis isolate SR_M1_2022 chromosome 4, ASM2433408v1 DNA segment encodes these proteins:
- the LOC129796522 gene encoding inositol-3-phosphate synthase isoform X2 — MASTLVVSSPNVKYTEDFIEASYEYSSTTVNRLADGTLKVEPQVTSLKIQTERKVPRLGLMLVGWGGNNGSTLTAALEANRRHLVWRTKDGKQEANWFGSITQSSTILLGTDQYGQDTYIPMNQIIPMVNPDDIVIDGWDISSMNLGDAMKRAKVLDVALQDQVYKQLCLLKPRPAIYDPDFIAANQSERADNVIEGTRYEQYQRVRQDIRDFRHSTGVEEVIVLWTANTERFCDVTQGLNSTADELERSVKANRSEISPSTIFAMASIAEGCTYINGSPQNTFVPGVLELAERHGVFIAGDDFKSGQTKLKSVLVDFLVGAGIKPVSIVSYNHLGNNDGYNLSAPKQFRSKEISKSNVVDDMVSSNSILYGEGEHPDHTVVIKYVPYVGDSKRAMDEYTSQIMMGGHNTLVIHNTCEDSLLAAPLILDLVILAELCSRIKVKKDEPNAHFVPFRNVLSLLSYLCKAPLVPHGTPVINSLFRQRAAIENILRACVALPPNSHMSLEHRFNLENNAEPPRKKLKATNGITNNGTKN, encoded by the exons gTAGAGCCTCAGGTGACAAGCCTTAAGATTCAGACGGAACGCAAGGTGCCACGTCTGGGACTTATGCTCGTCGGTTGGGGTGGAAATAATGGATCCACGTTAACAGCAGCACTTGAGGCAAACCGTAGGCATCTTGTATGGCGTACAAAGGATGGTAAGCAAGAGGCAAATTGGTTTGGATCCATCACGCAATCTTCAACGATTCTCCTTGGCACCGATCAATATGGGCAGGATACGTACATTCCTATGAATCAAATCATTCCCATGGTAAATCCAGATGATATTGTCATCGATGGATGGGATATAAGTTCAATGAATCTCGGTGATGCAATGAAAAGGGCAAAAGTGCTAGATGTGGCCCTACAGGATCAGGTATACAAGCAGCTTTGCTTGTTAAAGCCACGTCCTGCTATTTATGATCCCGATTTTATTGCCGCAAATCAATCTGAACGAGCGGACAATGTTATCGAAGGTACGCGGTATGAGCAGTATCAGCGTGTCCGTCAAGATATTCGGGATTTTAGACATTCCACCGGTGTTGAGGAAGTCATTGTGCTGTGGACAGCCAATACTGAGCGTTTCTGTGACGTTACTCAGGGGCTCAATAGTACAGCTGATGAACTCGAAAGGAGTGTCAAAGCAAATCGCTCCGAAATATCTCCATCAACGATTTTTGCAATGGCCAGCATTGCTGAAGG gtgtacatacataaatggATCTCCACAGAATACTTTTGTTCCGGGAGTTCTGGAGCTAGCTGAACGGCATGGAGTTTTCATCGCGGGAGATGACTTCAAGTCTGGTCAAACAAAACTGAAATCTGTTCTTGTGGATTTTCTCGTGGGTGCGGGAATCAAGCCCGTCTCGATTGTAAGCTACAACCACCTCGGAAACAACGATGGTTACAATCTCTCAGCACCGAAGCAATTTCGCTCAAAAGAGATCTCAAAAAGTAATGTTGTCGATGACATGGTATCTTCGAATTCAATCCTATACGGTGAAGGAGAGCATCCCGATCATACTGTCGTCATAAAGTACGTCCCCTACGTTGGGGACAGCAAGCGTGCCATGGATGAGTACACCAGTCAAATTATGATGGGTGGTCATAACACATTGGTCATTCACAATACCTGCGAGGATAGCCTCCTGGCAGCACCACTTATCCTCGATCTTGTTATCTTGGCTGAACTCTGCTCTCGTATCAAG GTCAAAAAAGATGAACCGAATGCCCATTTTGTGCCCTTCAGGAATGTTTTGTCACTCCTGAGCTACCTCTGTAAGGCTCCTCTTGTGCCTCACGGCACCCCAGTGATCAATTCGCTATTCAGGCAGAGAGCTGCCATTGAAAACATTCTAAGAGCATGTGTTGCACTACCACCCAACTCACATATGAGTCTCGAACACAGA TTTAATTTGGAGAACAACGCCGAACCACCGCGAAAAAAGTTAAAGGCTACAAATGGAATTACAAATAATGGgacaaagaattaa
- the LOC129796522 gene encoding inositol-3-phosphate synthase isoform X1 — protein sequence MASTLVVSSPNVKYTEDFIEASYEYSSTTVNRLADGTLKVEPQVTSLKIQTERKVPRLGLMLVGWGGNNGSTLTAALEANRRHLVWRTKDGKQEANWFGSITQSSTILLGTDQYGQDTYIPMNQIIPMVNPDDIVIDGWDISSMNLGDAMKRAKVLDVALQDQVYKQLCLLKPRPAIYDPDFIAANQSERADNVIEGTRYEQYQRVRQDIRDFRHSTGVEEVIVLWTANTERFCDVTQGLNSTADELERSVKANRSEISPSTIFAMASIAEGCTYINGSPQNTFVPGVLELAERHGVFIAGDDFKSGQTKLKSVLVDFLVGAGIKPVSIVSYNHLGNNDGYNLSAPKQFRSKEISKSNVVDDMVSSNSILYGEGEHPDHTVVIKYVPYVGDSKRAMDEYTSQIMMGGHNTLVIHNTCEDSLLAAPLILDLVILAELCSRIKVKKDEPNAHFVPFRNVLSLLSYLCKAPLVPHGTPVINSLFRQRAAIENILRACVALPPNSHMSLEHRVSEIYVFFFFFVGVNAHIRTLKLQFFFILQNYSINFIYKDISLILVYSFNFSLIWRTTPNHREKS from the exons gTAGAGCCTCAGGTGACAAGCCTTAAGATTCAGACGGAACGCAAGGTGCCACGTCTGGGACTTATGCTCGTCGGTTGGGGTGGAAATAATGGATCCACGTTAACAGCAGCACTTGAGGCAAACCGTAGGCATCTTGTATGGCGTACAAAGGATGGTAAGCAAGAGGCAAATTGGTTTGGATCCATCACGCAATCTTCAACGATTCTCCTTGGCACCGATCAATATGGGCAGGATACGTACATTCCTATGAATCAAATCATTCCCATGGTAAATCCAGATGATATTGTCATCGATGGATGGGATATAAGTTCAATGAATCTCGGTGATGCAATGAAAAGGGCAAAAGTGCTAGATGTGGCCCTACAGGATCAGGTATACAAGCAGCTTTGCTTGTTAAAGCCACGTCCTGCTATTTATGATCCCGATTTTATTGCCGCAAATCAATCTGAACGAGCGGACAATGTTATCGAAGGTACGCGGTATGAGCAGTATCAGCGTGTCCGTCAAGATATTCGGGATTTTAGACATTCCACCGGTGTTGAGGAAGTCATTGTGCTGTGGACAGCCAATACTGAGCGTTTCTGTGACGTTACTCAGGGGCTCAATAGTACAGCTGATGAACTCGAAAGGAGTGTCAAAGCAAATCGCTCCGAAATATCTCCATCAACGATTTTTGCAATGGCCAGCATTGCTGAAGG gtgtacatacataaatggATCTCCACAGAATACTTTTGTTCCGGGAGTTCTGGAGCTAGCTGAACGGCATGGAGTTTTCATCGCGGGAGATGACTTCAAGTCTGGTCAAACAAAACTGAAATCTGTTCTTGTGGATTTTCTCGTGGGTGCGGGAATCAAGCCCGTCTCGATTGTAAGCTACAACCACCTCGGAAACAACGATGGTTACAATCTCTCAGCACCGAAGCAATTTCGCTCAAAAGAGATCTCAAAAAGTAATGTTGTCGATGACATGGTATCTTCGAATTCAATCCTATACGGTGAAGGAGAGCATCCCGATCATACTGTCGTCATAAAGTACGTCCCCTACGTTGGGGACAGCAAGCGTGCCATGGATGAGTACACCAGTCAAATTATGATGGGTGGTCATAACACATTGGTCATTCACAATACCTGCGAGGATAGCCTCCTGGCAGCACCACTTATCCTCGATCTTGTTATCTTGGCTGAACTCTGCTCTCGTATCAAG GTCAAAAAAGATGAACCGAATGCCCATTTTGTGCCCTTCAGGAATGTTTTGTCACTCCTGAGCTACCTCTGTAAGGCTCCTCTTGTGCCTCACGGCACCCCAGTGATCAATTCGCTATTCAGGCAGAGAGCTGCCATTGAAAACATTCTAAGAGCATGTGTTGCACTACCACCCAACTCACATATGAGTCTCGAACACAGAGTAagtgaaatttatgttttttttttcttcttcgtagGAGTGAACGCGCATATTCGGACTTTaaagcttcaatttttttttatattgcaaaattattcaatcaattttatttacaaagacatctctttaattttagtCTACTCTTTTAATTTCAGTTTAATTTGGAGAACAACGCCGAACCACCGCGAAAAAAGTTAA